AAGACAATGTAAGGCATTATGAAGATGGAATATATATTAATCCAAAAGGCTTTTTATATAATAAAATCATTCAAAAAAAACACATCAATTATCTAATAGGCTGTAATTTTTCATGTTATAAAGAAGATATGGAGTCAATAAATGGGTTCAATGAAGACTTTAAACTACCATCTGTTGGTGAAGATGTTGATATCAACTGGCGCTTCAGAGCAAGCGGTATTGAAGTAATATCTTGTAGAAATATTGCTAATGTATATCATCTTTATCACAAAAAAGGTTTTAATAATGTGGACCTTGGAATAAATGATAAAATTCTAAAAGAGGCTTTTGACAAAAATCGCTATATTTGTTTAAATGGATTAAATAAGCTAAAAGAAGGAGAGTCTTTATGAAAGGAATAATTTTAGCAGGAGGGTCTGGTACAAGACTTTACCCTATAACTAAAGGCGTCTCCAAGCAGTTAATGCCTATCTATGATAAACCAATGATATACTATCCGCTTTCTGTACTAATGCTTTCTGGTATAACTGAAGTTTTAATAATTTCCACTCCAAAAGACCTACCAAGATTTGAAGAATTATTAGGTGATGGGTCTGATATTGGTATGAAATTCTCTTATGTGGTTCAACCAAGTCCAGATGGTCTTGCTCAGGCATTTATTTTAGGAGAAGAGTTTATTGGCAATGATGATGTATGTTTAGTACTCGGTGATAATATATTTTATGGTCATGGATTAACAAATCTTCTATCAACAAGCGTAAAAAATGCATCTGAGGAAAATAAAGCCACCGTGTTTGGATACTACGTAAGTGACCCGGAGCGTTATGGTGTTGCTGAGTTTGATAAAGCTGGTAATGTAACTTCTATTGAAGAAAAACCTACTGAGCCAAAGTCAAACTATGCAGTAATCGGTCTTTACTTTTACCCTAACGATGTGGTAAAAAAAGCGAAAAATGTTAAACCTAGTGACAGAGGTGAATTAGAAATCACAACTCTAAACCAAGACTACTTAAATGAGAATAGGCTCAAAGTTGAACTTATGGGAAGAGGTTATGCTTGGCTTGATACTGGAACTCATGAGTCTTTGCTGGAGGCTTCTCAGTTTATACAAACTATTGAAAATCGTCAGTCACTAAAAGTTGCCTGTATAGAAGAAATAGCCTATGAGATGGGATACATCTCAAAAGAAAAACTTTTGG
The sequence above is drawn from the Candidatus Sulfurimonas baltica genome and encodes:
- the rfbA gene encoding glucose-1-phosphate thymidylyltransferase RfbA, with the translated sequence MKGIILAGGSGTRLYPITKGVSKQLMPIYDKPMIYYPLSVLMLSGITEVLIISTPKDLPRFEELLGDGSDIGMKFSYVVQPSPDGLAQAFILGEEFIGNDDVCLVLGDNIFYGHGLTNLLSTSVKNASEENKATVFGYYVSDPERYGVAEFDKAGNVTSIEEKPTEPKSNYAVIGLYFYPNDVVKKAKNVKPSDRGELEITTLNQDYLNENRLKVELMGRGYAWLDTGTHESLLEASQFIQTIENRQSLKVACIEEIAYEMGYISKEKLLELAEPLKKNQYGQYLIRRASQPRGLR